One Candidatus Abyssobacteria bacterium SURF_5 DNA segment encodes these proteins:
- a CDS encoding SH3 domain-containing protein, translating into MKSRINTALFLVLGILLLSSAAEADRIIPVGQVTNRVRVRHRPDTDSPAIGSLRFNESAELLESLPYWYHIKLDNGVPGYVSRAWTRKVSEAEGDGEIVRAGYWKIGSPAQKELDLKAAAQVIERYFDVIALSWVEQENFPVSGRALLDELGAQWAALPADLPLSCAILYRTAIIRACPESKNIKMQPLETAPDETPAPIIAFGCFEAPTNKSSTGIDFLFGVYSSPGNGEQSLKSLDKAIADIRTANPSERDVLVAGTFGVSAADLQDSIEAQVRTRGAGSVLDPKGELTGKIYDHLFIADEDMTVESIDAPQLLDVRSAAASPQEFYSKISDRLPLLLRLRTTGPDDD; encoded by the coding sequence ATGAAATCGCGAATTAACACAGCTCTTTTTCTGGTGCTCGGCATCCTTTTGCTCAGTTCCGCGGCTGAGGCTGATCGCATTATTCCGGTCGGCCAAGTGACAAACCGGGTGAGGGTGCGGCATCGCCCGGATACCGACAGCCCGGCCATCGGGTCCCTCCGATTCAACGAATCGGCGGAACTTCTGGAAAGCCTTCCCTACTGGTACCACATCAAGCTGGATAACGGAGTGCCCGGATACGTCAGCAGGGCATGGACAAGAAAAGTGTCCGAAGCAGAAGGCGACGGCGAGATCGTTCGCGCCGGATACTGGAAAATCGGCTCGCCAGCCCAGAAAGAGCTCGATCTCAAGGCGGCCGCACAGGTGATCGAGCGCTATTTCGACGTGATCGCACTGTCGTGGGTCGAGCAGGAAAACTTCCCCGTTTCAGGCCGCGCGCTGCTCGACGAGCTGGGCGCGCAGTGGGCCGCTCTGCCAGCCGATTTACCGCTCTCGTGCGCTATCCTTTATCGCACTGCAATTATTAGAGCATGTCCCGAATCGAAGAATATTAAGATGCAGCCTCTCGAAACGGCTCCGGACGAAACGCCAGCTCCCATCATCGCATTCGGCTGCTTCGAGGCGCCCACGAATAAGTCGTCAACGGGAATCGACTTCCTTTTCGGGGTCTATTCCTCTCCCGGAAATGGCGAGCAGAGTCTTAAAAGCTTGGACAAGGCGATTGCCGACATTCGGACAGCCAATCCCTCGGAGCGAGACGTGCTCGTCGCGGGAACTTTCGGTGTTTCCGCCGCTGATCTCCAGGACTCGATCGAGGCGCAAGTACGCACCAGAGGCGCCGGCTCGGTCCTGGATCCTAAAGGAGAGCTAACGGGCAAGATATACGACCACCTCTTTATCGCTGATGAGGACATGACTGTAGAGTCGATTGATGCCCCACAATTGCTCGATGTTCGGTCGGCCGCCGCTTCACCTCAGGAGTTCTATTCGAAAATCAGCGATCGGCTCCCTCTCCTTCTTCGTCTTCGCACAACCGGCCCGGACGATGATTGA
- a CDS encoding 2-oxoacid:acceptor oxidoreductase subunit alpha, giving the protein MRTDLTLGIAGSGGDGVIVAGDFLVWAAASEGLYSFMLKSFGSQIRGGESSCKIRVGEDPILSQGDKLDVLVAFNWKDYAKFRSELEIKEGAVVLCDSADPTPDEDIPLPRSAHPVLYKIPLQQIAASRTGRGPGKNMVMLGVLSEMFGFHADAIQAALRKRFQKKGDAVVDLNLGLFEAGAAYVREHVQRRDQLIFSYRRAEPKMVISGNEALALGAIAAGVGFFAGYPITPASEIIEYLARLMPLYDGVWVQAEDEIAALGMALGASYSGKRAMTATSGPGLSLMNEMIGLASLAEIPVVIVDVQRVGPSTGMPTKSEQSDLQQALYGTHGDAPRVVLAPADVEDCFTVAMDAVCIAEEYQLPVIILSDQFIGQRKESVPKFDANRIKVCERPVPGPGELSNFKRYLLNESGISPMSFPGIKHGEYTAAGIEHDEYGNPTSSPQMHEQMNAKRFRKLETLRRRWPYVRRYGSSGAEVGVIGWGSSKGAIKEAILRAEEHGIKVAGLVPQLIYPPAYEDFEAFLKPLKKVIVVEMSYSAQFLKYLKSSYRLPDDVVLLKRSGGIPFTVEEIYRKIEQEVTGGVRV; this is encoded by the coding sequence ATGAGAACGGATCTAACATTGGGAATAGCAGGGAGCGGGGGCGATGGCGTGATCGTCGCGGGCGACTTCCTGGTCTGGGCGGCCGCCAGTGAGGGATTGTACAGCTTCATGCTCAAGAGCTTCGGATCGCAGATACGCGGCGGCGAAAGCTCGTGCAAGATTCGGGTGGGTGAAGACCCCATACTCTCGCAAGGTGACAAGCTGGATGTTCTTGTCGCTTTCAACTGGAAAGACTACGCCAAGTTTCGCTCCGAATTGGAAATAAAAGAGGGGGCGGTCGTGCTCTGTGATTCCGCCGATCCGACACCGGATGAAGATATTCCACTGCCGCGTTCGGCGCATCCCGTCCTCTACAAGATTCCGCTCCAGCAGATCGCCGCTTCGCGCACCGGTCGCGGCCCCGGCAAGAATATGGTGATGCTGGGAGTGCTTTCGGAGATGTTCGGGTTTCATGCAGATGCGATCCAGGCCGCTCTCAGGAAAAGGTTTCAGAAAAAGGGCGACGCCGTCGTTGATCTGAACCTCGGTCTGTTCGAGGCCGGCGCCGCCTATGTGCGCGAACACGTGCAGAGGCGTGATCAGCTCATTTTCTCGTATCGGAGGGCAGAGCCAAAAATGGTTATTTCCGGCAATGAGGCTCTTGCGCTTGGCGCGATAGCGGCCGGTGTCGGTTTTTTCGCCGGCTATCCGATAACGCCTGCTTCGGAAATCATTGAATATCTGGCTCGCTTGATGCCGCTGTACGATGGGGTATGGGTGCAGGCGGAGGATGAGATAGCCGCCTTGGGGATGGCCCTTGGCGCCTCGTATTCCGGCAAGCGGGCAATGACAGCGACCTCCGGTCCCGGTCTATCACTCATGAATGAGATGATCGGTCTCGCCTCGCTCGCGGAGATACCCGTGGTCATTGTCGACGTGCAGCGTGTCGGCCCGAGCACCGGCATGCCGACCAAGAGCGAGCAGTCCGACCTCCAGCAGGCCCTTTACGGCACGCACGGGGACGCCCCGCGCGTGGTTCTGGCGCCTGCGGACGTCGAGGACTGCTTCACCGTCGCGATGGACGCGGTCTGTATTGCGGAGGAGTACCAGCTTCCGGTGATCATTCTGTCCGATCAGTTCATCGGACAGCGGAAGGAATCGGTACCCAAATTCGATGCGAACCGCATTAAAGTCTGCGAGCGTCCGGTCCCGGGACCGGGAGAGCTCAGTAATTTCAAGCGGTACCTCCTCAACGAAAGCGGTATCTCGCCGATGTCGTTTCCCGGCATTAAACACGGCGAGTACACCGCCGCCGGAATCGAGCATGATGAATACGGAAATCCGACCTCCTCTCCCCAGATGCACGAACAAATGAACGCCAAGCGATTCCGCAAACTCGAGACGCTGCGCCGGCGCTGGCCGTACGTGAGGCGCTACGGTTCGAGCGGCGCGGAGGTCGGCGTCATAGGGTGGGGCTCTTCAAAGGGAGCGATAAAGGAAGCGATCCTGCGAGCCGAAGAACACGGGATCAAAGTGGCGGGCCTCGTGCCGCAGCTTATTTATCCGCCGGCCTACGAGGATTTCGAGGCGTTCCTGAAACCGCTCAAGAAAGTGATTGTGGTCGAGATGTCCTATTCCGCCCAATTCCTGAAGTACCTGAAATCGAGCTATCGCCTGCCCGACGACGTCGTCCTCCTGAAACGGAGCGGAGGGATTCCCTTCACTGTCGAAGAGATCTATCGGAAAATAGAGCAGGAGGTGACCGGCGGCGTGCGCGTCTGA
- a CDS encoding deaminase: protein MTKKSISAAGAPKAVGPYSQAIKAGQFYFLSGQIPIDPATNQIFSGTIEQQTELVLKNAEKILAAAGATLADVVKATIFLADMEDYPKVNGVYARFFPFDPPARSAVQVARLPKDVGIEIELTAYAE, encoded by the coding sequence ATGACCAAAAAGTCAATTTCCGCCGCCGGTGCACCCAAGGCGGTCGGCCCATATTCGCAGGCGATAAAAGCAGGGCAATTTTACTTTCTTTCGGGCCAGATTCCCATAGACCCGGCAACGAACCAGATATTCTCCGGCACAATCGAACAGCAGACAGAACTGGTGCTGAAGAATGCAGAAAAAATTTTGGCGGCTGCAGGCGCCACATTGGCCGATGTCGTCAAAGCGACAATTTTTCTGGCCGACATGGAGGACTACCCGAAGGTCAACGGCGTCTATGCCCGCTTCTTTCCCTTCGATCCGCCGGCCCGCAGCGCCGTCCAGGTCGCCCGCCTGCCAAAAGATGTCGGCATCGAAATCGAACTCACTGCCTATGCGGAATAG